A stretch of Castanea sativa cultivar Marrone di Chiusa Pesio chromosome 2, ASM4071231v1 DNA encodes these proteins:
- the LOC142623291 gene encoding protein FAR1-RELATED SEQUENCE 5-like yields the protein MDHNTENSGEVVFIDLNDDAGEDVNNIIDNDCIMGQQGSGDATQNVQKHWITILEKGIDHLTDAEITSLRFSSIDDGGQFYNTYAKLVGFSIRKDEIKRNKNNIVTSRRWVCAKEGFRTTRKEDNLNCKREARPITRTGCKAAFRIRFDRRSNEWVVGEFKKEHNHDLVAQLETQFLRSHRHIKDSDKAYIIALHNVGIKSNQIMDNLIQQAGGYENVGFIPKDLYNHVVADRNSNISDGDAECALAYLQAKADMDSSFFYRYIVDKESRLANLFWTDSQSWLDYECFGDVLAFDTTYKTNVYKKPLVILVGVNHHR from the coding sequence ATGGATCATAATACAGAGAACAGTGGGGAGGTTGTGTTCATTGATTTGAATGATGATGCTGGCGAGGATGTTAATAATATTATAGATAATGACTGTATCATGGGACAACAAGGCAGTGGTGATGCTACACAAAATGTGCAAAAACACTGGATCACTATTCTTGAGAAAGGAATAGATCACTTGACAGATGCAGAAATAACTAGTTTGAGATTCAGTTCCATAGATGATGGCGGACAATTTTATAACACATATGCGAAGTTGGTTGGGTTTAGCATTCGCAAAGATGAGATAAAGCgtaacaaaaataacattgttaCCTCTAGGAGATGGGTTTGTGCAAAAGAAGGATTTCGAACAACAAGAAAGGAGGATAACTTAAATTGCAAGCGAGAGGCAAGGCCAATAACTAGAACTGGTTGCAAGGCAGCTTTTCGTATTAGGTTTGATCGAAGGTCAAATGAATGGGTAGTAGGAGAGTTTAAAAAGGAGCATAATCACGACTTAGTTGCTCAATTAGAGACTCAATTTCTCCGTTCACATAGGCATATTAAGGATTCTGACAAGGCTTACATTATAGCACTGCATAATGTTGggatcaaatcaaatcaaatcatgGACAATTTGATCCAACAAGCTGGAGGGTATGAGAATGTAGGGTTCATTCCAAAAGACCTCTACAACCATGTAGTGGCAGATCGAAATTCTAACATAAGTGATGGTGATGCTGAATGTGCTTTGGCATATTTACAAGCCAAGGCAGATATGGACTCGTCATTTTTTTACCGGTACATTGTTGACAAAGAAAGCCGTTTGGCCAATCTGTTTTGGACAGATTCTCAAAGTTGGTTAGATTATGAATGTTTTGGAGATGTACTGGCATTTGATACAACATACAAAACGAATGTATACAAAAAGCCTCTTGTTATATTGGTAGGAGTCAACCACCACCGGTAG
- the LOC142624987 gene encoding protein FAR1-RELATED SEQUENCE 5-like produces MNNKTPISVVTDGDKAMSAAIKSVFLESRHRLCVWRLDRNAFANLPNTEAYESFITCMVRYVTPDEFEDMWKKMVNKHNLHNHEWLHEMYAKKKKWAEAYMRGHFFSGCRSTQRCEAMNAFFNRYVNRKTRLYQLFQQVDRALTRIRHNEMGADFSSNYTEPILISKLVKIEKHAANILTREMFSRVQEEIMNEQTFIVLDSTKSEGYRTYTLTQYECPDSKWEVVYYPKDQHMKCSCLLFESYGYPCVHLFAIMKAEHLKQIPPSCIMKRWMKTTKSDLSDKHESQISPDVISMARFSALSFSCSQMCFFGSRTKEGFEELKVEIARLKCRMEELYNSNINANGEGIHSRVGIKRNVRDPAIVKTKGDHGSTSNSSAKVRRCSNCRDVGHTRRTCPSIHIHQGEHVDSDNSHEFMEQPASDAPVDSPNLQTDYVGDI; encoded by the coding sequence ATGAACAATAAGACTCCTATTTCGGTTGTGACTGATGGGGACAAAGCAATGAGTGCAGCTATTAAAAGTGTTTTTCTAGAGTCTCGACATCGTTTATGTGTGTGGCGTCTTGATAGGAATGCTTTTGCAAATCTACCCAATACTGAAGCATATGAAAGTTTTATCACGTGTATGGTACGGTATGTTACACCAGATGAATTTGAAGACATGTGGAAGAAAATGGTCAACAAACACAATTTACATAACCATGAATGGTTGCATGAAATGTatgctaaaaaaaagaaatgggcAGAAGCTTACATGAGAGGTCATTTCTTTTCCGGGTGCAGGAGTACACAACGTTGTGAAGCCATGAATGCATTCTTCAATAGATACGTGAATAGAAAGACTAGGCTTTATCAGTTGTTCCAACAAGTTGATAGAGCACTTACACGTATTAGACACAATGAGATGGGGgcagattttagttcaaattataCTGAACCTATTCTGATTAGTAAGTTAGTTAAAATTGAGAAGCATGCTGCTAATATATTGACAAGGGAGATGTTCAGTAGGGTTCAGGAAGAAATAATGAATGAACAAACTTTCATTGTGCTTGATAGCACAAAGAGTGAAGGTTATCGTACCTATACCTTAACTCAATATGAATGTCCTGACTCAAAATGGGAGGTTGTGTATTATCCAAAAGATCAACATATGAAGTGCTCATGTTTGCTATTTGAATCGTATGGATATCCTTGTGTGCACTTATTTGCTATTATGAAGGCTGAACATTTGAAACAGATTCCACCATCATGTATAATGAAGAGATGGATGAAAACTACAAAGTCTGACCTATCTGACAAACATGAATCCCAAATTTCTCCGGATGTCATAAGTATGGCACGGTTTAGTGCATTGTCTTTTAGTTGTAGTCAGATGTGTTTCTTTGGCTCAAGAACAAAAGAAGGCTTTGAAGAATTGAAGGTTGAAATAGCAAGGTTGAAATGCCGCATGGAAGAACTttacaattcaaatataaatgcaaatggAGAAGGGATACATAGTAGAGTTGGAATCAAAAGAAATGTTCGTGACCCAGCTATTGTAAAGACTAAAGGTGACCATGGTAGCACAAGTAATAGCAGTGCCAAAGTTAGGCGATGCAGTAACTGTAGAGATGTTGGACACACAAGGCGCACATGTCCATCTATCCATATTCATCAAGGTGAACATGTTGACAGTGACAACTCACATGAATTCATGGAACAACCTGCATCAGATGCACCAGTTGACTCACCTAATTTACAAACAGATTATGTTGGAGACATTTAA